From a region of the Janthinobacterium sp. 61 genome:
- a CDS encoding class III extradiol ring-cleavage dioxygenase, translated as MQEQTFPTYFLSHGGGPWPFMKDQFGDRYDVLEASLQDIPRQIGARPKAVLVITAHWEGPQFLVSASPQPGMIYDYSGFPPHTYQIQYPAPGAPELAAQVKQLLDGAGHPARLDHERGFDHGTFSALFPIYPQADVPLVQLSLKHGYDPLTHVEVGRALASLRREGVLIVGSGLSYHNLRQFGQAGAVASHRFDAWLRQTMALPPEQRLQQLLAWDQAPGARQAHPQEDHLLPLMVALGAAEQEAAHVVYHEEDFFGALAVSSFRFGNAAQ; from the coding sequence ATGCAAGAACAGACTTTCCCCACCTACTTCCTGTCGCACGGCGGCGGCCCGTGGCCGTTCATGAAGGACCAGTTCGGCGACCGCTACGACGTGCTCGAAGCGTCCTTGCAAGATATCCCGCGCCAGATCGGCGCGCGCCCGAAAGCCGTGCTGGTCATCACGGCGCACTGGGAAGGGCCGCAATTTCTCGTCTCGGCCAGCCCGCAGCCGGGCATGATCTACGATTATTCGGGCTTTCCGCCGCACACGTATCAAATCCAGTACCCGGCGCCCGGCGCGCCGGAACTGGCGGCGCAGGTGAAACAGTTGCTTGACGGAGCCGGCCATCCGGCGCGCCTGGACCACGAGCGGGGTTTCGACCACGGCACCTTCAGCGCCCTGTTCCCCATCTACCCGCAAGCGGACGTGCCGCTGGTGCAATTGTCGCTGAAACACGGCTACGACCCGCTGACGCACGTCGAGGTGGGTCGCGCGCTGGCCAGCCTGCGCCGCGAGGGCGTACTCATCGTTGGCAGCGGCCTGTCTTACCATAACCTGCGCCAGTTCGGCCAGGCGGGCGCCGTCGCCTCGCACCGCTTCGACGCCTGGCTGCGCCAGACGATGGCCTTGCCACCAGAACAGAGGCTGCAACAGCTGCTGGCCTGGGACCAGGCGCCCGGTGCGCGCCAGGCCCATCCGCAGGAAGACCATCTGCTGCCGCTGATGGTGGCGCTCGGTGCGGCCGAGCAGGAAGCGGCGCACGTCGTGTACCACGAGGAAGATTTCTTTGGGGCGCTGGCCGTGAGCAGTTTCAG
- a CDS encoding LysR family transcriptional regulator: protein MDTLRSMRVFRAVVELDSFVRASVRLDLSAAMVSKHVMHLERHLGARLLNRSSRHLSLTEIGKVYFEQCRDMLDNLDEVEATVGRTTVVPRGMLRLSAPVWFANAIFTRTLVAYRERYPEVTFDIDLSGRVVNLVEEGFDLALRVSQAPSSTLIARPIGSIAFHLVAAPAYLARAGHPHVPQDLAQHAMISYSLLSNGNELTFDGPQGHETVKFSPVLQCNNESLLHAAALDGMGIALLPSWQTDADLAAGRLVRLFDDFKLAVGSVYAVYTSRRYLSSKVRTFIDFLADEGRLGR from the coding sequence ATGGATACCTTGCGCAGCATGCGCGTGTTTCGCGCCGTGGTGGAACTGGACAGTTTCGTGCGCGCCAGTGTACGTCTGGATCTGTCGGCGGCGATGGTCAGCAAGCATGTGATGCACCTGGAGCGCCACTTGGGTGCGCGGCTGCTGAACCGCAGTAGCCGCCATCTGAGCCTGACGGAAATCGGCAAGGTGTATTTTGAACAGTGCCGTGACATGCTCGACAATCTCGACGAGGTGGAGGCAACCGTGGGTCGCACGACGGTGGTGCCGCGCGGCATGTTGCGCCTGAGCGCCCCTGTCTGGTTCGCCAACGCCATCTTTACGCGCACCCTGGTGGCTTACCGCGAGCGCTACCCGGAGGTTACGTTCGACATCGACTTGAGCGGCCGCGTGGTGAACCTGGTGGAAGAGGGCTTTGACCTGGCCCTGCGCGTGAGCCAGGCGCCGTCGTCGACCCTGATCGCGCGGCCCATCGGCAGCATCGCCTTTCACCTGGTGGCCGCGCCCGCCTACCTGGCGCGCGCCGGTCATCCGCATGTGCCGCAAGATCTGGCGCAGCACGCCATGATCAGCTATTCGCTGTTATCAAACGGCAATGAATTAACGTTTGACGGCCCGCAGGGACATGAAACAGTGAAGTTCTCGCCCGTGCTGCAATGCAATAACGAAAGCCTGCTGCACGCGGCCGCGCTCGACGGCATGGGCATCGCGCTGCTGCCGTCGTGGCAAACGGATGCGGACTTGGCGGCGGGGCGGCTGGTGCGCCTCTTCGATGATTTCAAGCTGGCGGTCGGCAGTGTGTACGCCGTGTACACGAGCCGCCGCTATCTGTCGTCGAAAGTGCGCACCTTCATCGACTTCCTGGCCGATGAAGGGCGCCTGGGGAGATAA